The DNA segment GCAGATCTGCTCAGGCTCTGCCCTCTCCCTTGTCCCATACTAGCCTTGACTGCTGACCTGCAGGTGCATCAGGGCTGCCACCACAATCCAGACATCCCTCATACCTCACCCAGGCCTTCCCCCGTCCCTCCCCTGCAGACCTCCACCCACTCTGCCTCCTTCAggaagtgctctgggagcacatcTGAGGGCCTTTGATGCACACAGCACTTCTCAACCTGCCTGGACAGGCCAACTGCCTGTAGAGATGCACACCTGCCTGACTTGCCTCTGAGGGCCTCACCTGAGAAGGTGCTGACAGAGTCCTTCCTGCGGAGATCAAAGCACTTCATAAAGCCGTCCTGGGAGCCACTGAGCAGCACATGGGCCTCAGTGGGATGGAAGCAGACTTTGTTCACTGTACGCTTGTGCTCTGTGAACAGCTGGTCCTGCTTGTTGCGGGATGGCCGACCCAGGTTCCATGTGACCACCACGCCATTGGTGGCCGCTGTGGCCAGCAGGTTCTCATCCATCTGGTGCCAGACAACATCAGCACAGCTCAGATTGAGCGAGGGCTTGCGGCCCACACGCAGGTTCAGCTTCTCCACAAACTGCTCCTCCTCGATGGCATAGATTTTGAAGATGCTGCGGCCCGCCACGACTACCTGGGCTGCGTCGCGGCACACACTGATGGCATTGGCTGGGGCATCCAGGTGGCAGTGCATGGTATGGCCTGTCAGcgcactgccacccagggctgTGGTCACACGGGACATCTTCTCCATGGCTGCTTGGGTAGCAGGGGCAGGTCTGTGAAGTGGGCTGGCCTGGTCAGCCTGGGGCGGGAGGGCCTATCAGTTCAGACCCTTCACCCAACAAGGGTCCCCCAAAACTGCTTAGGCCTAGCCTGGGCGATCCTGGTGAGCCGGTCTAGAGCAGTCCACCGTTACTCAGTCAACCTGATGGGCAAGTCCCATCACCCTGGCTGGGCAGTCAGAAGGCGCCAGAGCTGCCCTGAGGCTGGTCAGTCCCATGTCTGACTTCTGAGGAAGACCCTACCTGGTCAGGCGCAGCCCAGGCTGCCCCTTGATCCCCCTCCAACAGTCCGATGTGGACAGCCACTGAACCTCCAGACAGTCAATCCCAGCAGGGAAGCTTGGTATTTCCTTCCCAATGTCCACAGAGTCGGCCCCAGGGCCTccggggagggggcagaggggcgCGAGGGTCACAGAGACGTCAAAGGCAGAGCTGTTTAAAGGGCCTGAGGGGTCTGGTGGGGCGGGAGGCAGGTGACGCCGGCGGCGCGGAGCACTGGGTTCTTAGAACCGCGCGGAGGTTGCGAGGGAACGAAGGCAGCGAACTCGGAGCCAGAGGAACCGCAGAAGCCTCTCCCTCTGACAGTACCCGAACCACGTCCTAAAGTTGCCGGGCCGGACCAGACCGGAACGGCCGCGCCGGAAGCAACTCGTTGCTTTCCCGCCCCTTTCCGGAACTGGTCCTTTTCTTGCCTGGCCCTCGCCGGAAGCGGGCACCCACGCCACGATGGTTCCGGATTGGGGATCTTCGCTGGTGGAGGAGGAGTTGCCCCCGGGGCTGGGTGGAGGGTAGCGCGCAACTCTCCGGCCCCACCTCGGAGGCTGGTCTTACCGCAGCAATTTAACGCCAGTGCTTATAGGTCCCCCAAGGTTCGTCAGAGGTCCGGGCATCGAGTCCCTCCGCTCTCCCCTCCTCACGCCATCCTGGGCCTCCGTCCAGGCCACCCGACGCGGCACCAGGCACCGTTCTCCGCGGCCCTTGGAGCGCGTCGCGCCTGGCGCTCTTGCAGCCCGCTGAGCTCTTTCCGGCCTCACGGCCATCGAAAGTGCCATACTCGCCTTACAGGCCTCAGCCCAGGTGATATTTTGGAGGGAGTATTATGTGTACTGACTAGTGTCTGTTCGCCCTTAAGCAGTGAGAGGCTAGGAAGCTTCTGTGTCGGTCCCTGCTGGGTTTCCATTCTGGCTCAGTGGTATCGGCCTCTACTCGTTTGTTGAAAGAACCAGTAAGTCTGATGAGCTGAGAGCTGCTCAACAATCCGGAGACTTGGGCCACCCAGGATACGTAAACCTTCCCCTGCCATGGTTCAATGACCTCAAAACAACTCAGACGTGTATTTTTACaacttttttaatatatatttttataaacaggTCACGTGATAAAATAGCACAAGAAACACTTACCAAATATAAGGTTATATCTTCCGCATATACAGGAGAATGAGGTCGTTATGTACAATAAGAAAATGACTTGGGGGTTGGTTTTGTTTGTATTCCTCTCTCCCCTTAATTTTCCCTCCTACAGTCGTTGAAAGTACCACAGCTTCAGTTGCATTAATACTTTGGACAACCGGCAccggcccccaccccacccactagAAAGCTGTAGGGGGCGGGGCTGTAGAAACTGACTCCTGACCACTCGTCGCGGAGTCTCCTGCCTGCCCCCTGGGGCAGGGAATCTTTGGGCTGTTGAACTGTTTCTCCGCTTCAACAGCAtcgctctctcgctctctctcgctcGCTCTGTCTGGCTCTCTAGAAACTGGTCATTCTCTTCCAACCAGGTCGGGGGGTGTCTTAAGATTGAGTGTGGGCGCTGTTATCTCCTGGAGCTCAAGGCTGGGGTGGAAAGGGgtcccagccccctcctcagcaATTGCCAAGATGTACCAGCATTCCCCAGGACTTCCAAATGTCTTGGGATGGGACAGAACACGGTCAGAGCCTGGGCAGGCAGAGGTTTGGGAAGttgggaaggtgaggggctggaaAGGTACCTCCCTGCTCTGAGCGCCAATGGGCGCCAAGGGAGTGCTGGCCACTTGGAGATTGGAATTGATGGCTGGCAATGACCCTGAGCCTTGGCCGGGACTCATTTTTCTAGCGTCCACCTGAAGAGAACTGCAGCCAGCTGGGCTAGTGTTGATTATGATAAGGTCATTGTCAGCCAGTCTGTCCCTCTCCCAAACCTGCCCTAGTCCTGGTCAGGACCCAAGGACCTATAGGGCTGCGGGTGGGGATGGGGCAAGGGACTGTCCTACACAGTGGCAAGAAAGAAGGGAGGTTTTGGGTTAGGCTGGCATGAGGTGGGGAAGGGTGAGTGGGACTCGGGCACCTCGGAGGGCCATGGCTTTCGCGGTGGCCTGTTTTCCCTCAGGCCCTTGTAGGGCTCCAGGCGCGGTGCGGTGGAAGACGCGGGAAGCCCCCGAGGCTCCTCCGGGCCCCTGGATCGTGGGAGACCTAGCTCCCCGCAATCCCCCTGGGCCCTGCCCGGGATGGGGGGACGGCGGGGCACAGAGCGGGGTGTGGCGGGGAAGGTGGAAAGGGCGGCGTTGGGCGAGAACAAAACGCCCCCCAGGACCGCCCCGCCAGCGGGCGGGCGAACGATGGAGGTGGCTGCGGTGCGGTGAAGGGCGGGCGTGCAGTGCGGGCACGAGGGGCATGCGGAGTCCCCgagtgtgcgtgcgtgcgtgcgcaGGCCCTGCCCAGAGCGCGGCGGGTCCCTCCGAGGGGGCCGAGTCCGCGCTACTCGATGACGAGGCAGCGGGGCAGGTGCTGCGCGAAGTACTTGAAGAGCTCGGGGGTGGCCCCGGGGCAGTTCGTCAGCTCCAGCTCCTCCAGCTCCTGCAGCTGCACCAGGCCCGACAGCCCGGTGGTTGTCAGAAGCGGACAGCCTGCGGGGGCGGGAGGCGGGGAGCGGCTGAgcggccggggccggggccggccCGGAGTCTCGGTCCGCTGACCTGGCCCTGGGACCCAGGGAGTCCGTCCCAGGCATGAGTCTGCGCAGGGGACTGCGCGGGGCGGGCGGGgtcgggcggggcggggcgggtgCTCGGCGTCCAGGAGGGCGGTGGGGGCCTCACCTGCCAGGGACAGGAGACGCAAACTCCTCATGGCCAGGAGGTGCTTCAGCCCGAAGTCCTGCAcctgcgggggtggggggcgagTTAACTATTTCCGCTCGCGCCCTGGCGGAGTCCCACTCGCGCAGTCAGGCCACAGGCCTGGCGCTGCGGAAAGGACATGGGGTGGCGTTCAAAACGGGAGTTCCTCGGCTCCCCACGATGCCAGGAGCCCTTCTGGGGCTCTGGGGACCCCGTGTGCTCCGCTTGTGTCTGCCGCTGGGCGTGGGAGGAAGCCAGACTTCCTTACGGGGTCTGAGCAGACTGGGAACAGGTCAGCAGACTATCTGGACGGGGGCTTTCGCCGGGGCCCCCACCTCACCTCCCTCCTTCACGGTCCCCGGAGTCTTTGAGAGCCCGTACCTGGCAGCACCATCGCAGATAGAGGCTGCGGAGGGACGACATGGTGGACAAATAGCTGAGGCCAGTGTCCGTGATGCGCACGCACCTATGGTGGCAACAGAAGGGAGCTGCCCATCTCTAAAGCACCCCGCCCTTAGCTCTGAACCTCCTCTTTTCCCGGGGTGCCCCTGGCGTGTTCTACCCACCATAGCGCTTGTTTCCactgccccaccccagccaggCTCTGCCCCACCCCGGTCCCTCGGTGGTATTGCCCGTGCGCCGGACACCTGTTCAGCCCCACCCGGCTCCTTATGGCTTATGAGGTCGGCTCCTCAACCCGCTCCCCACTCGCCACAGCGGGACCCTAGTTACAGGCCTGTTCACTAGCCTTAGAAGGACCAGCTGGCCTGCACGGCCCAGCGCAGGGGATCCACACACCTGTCTAGTACAAGCTCCTCCAGGCGGTGCAGGTCGCAGGCCACATACTCAAGCGCCATGTCAGTAATGCGTGGGCACCAGGAGAGGTCAAGGCTGCGTAGCTTGCGAAGGTTCTCGGCCACGAGCTCAACACCGTCATCGGTGACCTTGGAGCAGCCGGAGAGGCTGAGTGCAGTGAGGTTGGGTAGGCTGTGCACCACGTTGACCACACCGTGGTTGGTGATCTCCCAGCAGGAGAGCAGGCGCAGCGTGTGCGTGCTGTGGCCCTGGCGCGCGGTGAAGTAGGCCAGCGCTGTGTCCGTCACGTGGTAGGCCTGCAAGCTCAGCTCAGCCAGGTTGGGCAGCAGCTGAGAGATGGCCGCGATGGCATCGTCCGCCACGTTGATGCAGTCGCTCACACTGAGGGAGGTGATGCGGGCGCTCAGGCTGGACCACAGCC comes from the Manis pentadactyla isolate mManPen7 chromosome 10, mManPen7.hap1, whole genome shotgun sequence genome and includes:
- the FBXL16 gene encoding F-box/LRR-repeat protein 16 isoform X2 produces the protein MSNPGINGDPKPPCLPRNGLVKLPGQPNGLGAASITKGTPAAKNRPCQPPPPPSLPLPSLAAPLPRAALAGGLCPPAGLPLGGPASAPVPGPQAERPPLATDEKILNGLFWYFSACEKCVLAQVCKAWRRVLYQPKFWAGLTPVLHAKELYNVLPGGEKEFVNLQGFAARGFEGFCLVGVSDLDICEFIDNYALSKKGVKAMSLKRSTITDAGLEVMLEQMQGVVRLELSGCNDFTEAGLWSSLSARITSLSVSDCINVADDAIAAISQLLPNLAELSLQAYHVTDTALAYFTARQGHSTHTLRLLSCWEITNHGVVNVVHSLPNLTALSLSGCSKVTDDGVELVAENLRKLRSLDLSWCPRITDMALEYVACDLHRLEELVLDRCVRITDTGLSYLSTMSSLRSLYLRWCCQVQDFGLKHLLAMRSLRLLSLAGCPLLTTTGLSGLVQLQELEELELTNCPGATPELFKYFAQHLPRCLVIE